The Candidatus Poribacteria bacterium genome has a window encoding:
- a CDS encoding Gfo/Idh/MocA family oxidoreductase: MASKYRVGIIGCGGIANAHARGYEGVEQTEIVALADPIQAALDKFADTYGVSAENCYLDAREMLDNEDLDIVSVATWHKLHAPMTIAACARSPKAVLCEKPMGVSLGECDEMLIVANRNDVKVVIGHQRRFNSAWTDARNLISEGAIGEPQQVVCQGGQGLLNDCSHLFDMMRYVLGDPDPQWVIGNVERKTERYERDIQIEDRSAGIIGFSNGCIGQLLQEIGRPNYQGGIVYGTDGIADVTEGRVRLLNNKATDWEERPSDGANQHVAQAAELIEWIEGGPEHRGEAKHGRAAVEIIMAIYESARMHEVVQLPLRTHANPLDLMIENGDLPIERPGRYDIRAFLLHGESMKPGE, from the coding sequence ATGGCATCTAAATATCGCGTTGGAATTATCGGATGTGGTGGTATTGCCAATGCCCACGCCCGCGGCTATGAGGGTGTTGAGCAAACAGAGATCGTTGCACTCGCCGATCCGATTCAAGCAGCCCTTGACAAGTTCGCAGACACTTATGGCGTATCCGCTGAAAACTGTTATTTGGATGCGCGTGAAATGTTGGATAACGAGGATCTTGATATTGTCAGTGTCGCGACATGGCACAAACTCCACGCACCTATGACAATCGCGGCGTGTGCTCGGAGTCCAAAGGCGGTGCTCTGTGAAAAACCGATGGGTGTAAGTCTCGGTGAATGCGATGAAATGTTAATCGTCGCGAACCGGAACGATGTCAAGGTGGTGATTGGACATCAACGCAGATTCAATTCCGCGTGGACGGATGCCCGGAACCTCATCTCTGAAGGGGCAATCGGTGAACCCCAACAGGTTGTCTGTCAGGGTGGACAAGGGTTGTTGAATGATTGCTCGCACCTCTTTGATATGATGCGCTATGTCCTCGGAGATCCAGATCCGCAGTGGGTTATCGGCAACGTTGAACGGAAAACGGAACGTTACGAACGCGATATTCAAATTGAAGACCGGAGTGCCGGAATTATCGGTTTTTCAAACGGTTGTATCGGTCAGCTCCTGCAGGAAATCGGTAGACCGAACTATCAAGGAGGCATCGTCTACGGGACAGATGGCATTGCCGATGTAACGGAAGGACGCGTCCGCCTCCTCAACAACAAGGCTACCGACTGGGAAGAACGTCCGTCTGACGGAGCGAACCAGCACGTCGCGCAGGCAGCCGAACTCATTGAATGGATTGAAGGCGGTCCCGAACATCGTGGTGAAGCAAAGCACGGACGCGCCGCTGTCGAAATTATCATGGCAATCTACGAATCCGCACGGATGCACGAGGTCGTCCAATTGCCGCTGCGGACACATGCCAATCCACTGGATTTGATGATTGAGAACGGAGATTTGCCCATCGAGCGCCCGGGACGTTATGATATCCGTGCGTTTTTGTTGCACGGCGAATCAATGAAACCGGGAGAGTAA
- a CDS encoding dockerin type I domain-containing protein, translating to MIYRKNGLPIWGVLVLLFVASTGSAFAFSFGPPDEKTGAPSENTCAQTGCHTGNDLNVSDGSLMLTVPDTYIPNEVYTIVVNLSRTGQSRWGFEMTALDADGASAGSFAADAAGNTQLSEANSKQYIKHTSIGTAQGTNDTHSWEFQWTAPDADIGPITFYAAGNASNGNFNPIDDYIYTTSEESTPPVPTVAGVSLEIVGEAARSTIDAVAGVSYMLKVTNTGNMMDTITLEASAEVGIGGSVLGALSERSIELEAGAATEVTLKVSGDLLTKPGDYPIRVTAASQTDGTKTAEATTTTTIEMPPPPPTPWDVNDDGTVNVQDLVLVANEVGQSGESLKGDVNGDGIVDIRDLVLVALHFGEDTSN from the coding sequence TTGATTTATCGAAAAAATGGCTTACCTATTTGGGGAGTGCTTGTGTTACTTTTCGTCGCAAGTACTGGCAGCGCATTTGCGTTCTCTTTTGGCCCACCGGATGAGAAGACAGGAGCACCGAGTGAAAACACTTGTGCCCAAACAGGATGTCACACAGGCAATGATCTCAATGTCTCAGATGGTTCACTGATGTTAACGGTTCCTGATACATACATACCGAATGAGGTGTATACAATTGTCGTGAATTTGTCGCGTACTGGACAGAGTCGTTGGGGTTTTGAGATGACTGCCCTGGATGCCGATGGTGCAAGTGCTGGTTCATTTGCTGCGGATGCTGCAGGAAATACGCAGCTATCGGAAGCAAATAGTAAACAGTACATTAAACACACTTCTATTGGCACTGCTCAAGGCACAAACGATACTCACAGTTGGGAATTCCAATGGACTGCTCCTGACGCTGATATAGGACCTATTACCTTCTATGCTGCCGGAAACGCTTCCAATGGAAATTTCAACCCTATAGATGACTATATCTATACAACAAGTGAAGAATCAACACCACCAGTTCCCACAGTTGCTGGTGTCTCCTTAGAGATTGTCGGCGAAGCGGCACGATCTACAATAGATGCTGTTGCAGGTGTGAGTTACATGCTCAAAGTCACGAACACTGGCAATATGATGGACACGATAACACTTGAAGCCTCAGCGGAGGTGGGTATTGGAGGTAGTGTGCTTGGTGCCCTTAGCGAACGTTCAATCGAGCTTGAAGCCGGTGCAGCTACAGAGGTAACATTGAAGGTCTCTGGAGATCTCCTTACAAAACCCGGCGATTACCCGATTCGGGTAACGGCAGCTTCCCAGACAGATGGCACGAAGACTGCTGAAGCCACAACGACAACAACCATAGAAATGCCGCCTCCCCCACCAACACCTTGGGATGTCAATGACGACGGAACCGTGAATGTTCAAGATTTAGTGCTTGTCGCTAACGAAGTCGGTCAGTCTGGCGAATCCCTTAAAGGGGATGTGAACGGTGATGGCATAGTGGATATTCGTGATTTAGTCCTTGTTGCTTTGCATTTTGGTGAAGATACAAGTAATTAA
- a CDS encoding spondin domain-containing protein, whose amino-acid sequence MKDQLFNRKFLFSLLAVVMCLGFTAMSYGAAVVSIDPAEVESPAAGEQLMVNINVTGGAGVVGYQATVNFDATALEYVSAANADYLPAGAFPVIRPGDGSVLVGAGGATAAAAADGTLATVTFKVIEAKASTISLTGVVLSDAAAAELEVTTMDGMVTAPAADDAADDDTEADDAAADDAAADDTEADDAADDDTEADDAAADDAAADDTAEDVPADDAVADDAAEDAPAEEPAPEPVSQMFEITLTNLTTGEPGTGGQVLSPPIFVTHAAGINLAQVGQPASPALVLLAENGDTSGLAALAAAAGANAMPTTEVVPPGGSVTVTVTADMVNSSLSVGSMLVSTNDAFVAATDVALFDEDGAPVSASIDLNSYDAGSEENTEMASDIPGPLGLDAAADPEGSNERVPTEGGVIAPHEGIQGVGDVGEAFAWEEPTAMLTIAPVEAPAEPEVEAPPEPVVEAPPEPVISNFDVTLGPGLNMISIPLMPEEPYTAKSLAEMLGATVVIQFDAATQNFVGYTAADEGDGFGIDGGMGYIVNTPAGAMVKFSGQAWDNQPKPPEPPPEEPAPEDAPADDAAADDAAADDAAADAGDAAADDAADDAAADAGDAAPAAPALTTFKSAWAFIVTSDIHGMETGTTYTLVAENLRTGTIATENVTSDVRRSSAVWADLNRKSVVEAGDKLKIALYDERGTIVSGPFQRTVATADIRDAFLNLELRVGDVRPEDTILAQNFPNPFNPETWIPYQLSQATEVSIQIYNVSGHLVRSLDLGWQATGSYMTPSSAAYWDGRNAVGERVASGIYFYTLQTADFTATRRMVILK is encoded by the coding sequence ATGAAAGACCAGCTTTTTAATAGGAAATTCCTGTTTTCCTTATTAGCTGTTGTAATGTGTTTGGGATTTACAGCCATGAGTTACGGCGCAGCCGTTGTTTCTATAGATCCTGCTGAAGTAGAATCTCCAGCGGCAGGGGAACAACTCATGGTGAATATTAATGTAACGGGTGGTGCAGGGGTCGTCGGTTACCAAGCAACCGTAAACTTCGATGCGACTGCGCTCGAATATGTTTCTGCTGCAAACGCCGATTACCTGCCTGCAGGCGCGTTTCCAGTTATAAGACCTGGTGATGGCAGTGTATTGGTTGGTGCTGGTGGAGCAACAGCAGCAGCAGCAGCCGATGGCACGCTCGCTACGGTAACGTTTAAAGTTATTGAAGCGAAAGCGTCCACTATTAGCTTAACGGGTGTTGTTCTCTCTGATGCCGCTGCCGCTGAATTAGAAGTCACGACTATGGATGGCATGGTGACTGCTCCTGCAGCAGATGACGCAGCCGATGACGATACCGAAGCGGATGATGCCGCTGCAGACGATGCAGCCGCTGATGATACTGAGGCAGATGACGCAGCCGATGACGATACCGAAGCGGATGATGCCGCTGCAGACGATGCAGCCGCTGATGATACTGCTGAAGACGTACCTGCCGATGACGCAGTTGCCGACGATGCAGCTGAAGATGCGCCTGCTGAAGAACCAGCCCCTGAACCTGTCAGCCAGATGTTCGAGATTACACTCACGAACCTCACCACTGGTGAACCCGGAACGGGTGGACAAGTCCTTTCACCGCCCATCTTCGTAACACACGCTGCAGGTATAAATCTTGCCCAAGTTGGTCAGCCAGCGAGTCCTGCACTTGTGCTTCTTGCTGAAAACGGAGATACCTCCGGTCTGGCCGCACTCGCAGCCGCTGCTGGCGCAAACGCCATGCCCACTACTGAGGTCGTTCCTCCTGGTGGCTCCGTTACTGTCACCGTGACGGCGGATATGGTAAACTCTTCGCTTTCTGTCGGTTCGATGTTAGTGTCAACGAATGATGCATTCGTCGCCGCGACCGACGTGGCACTCTTTGATGAGGATGGCGCGCCTGTATCCGCGAGCATTGACTTGAATTCGTATGATGCCGGTAGTGAAGAAAACACGGAAATGGCTTCTGATATTCCAGGGCCTCTGGGTTTAGATGCTGCTGCGGATCCTGAAGGTAGCAACGAACGTGTCCCGACCGAAGGTGGTGTGATTGCGCCACACGAAGGGATTCAAGGTGTTGGTGATGTGGGTGAAGCGTTTGCTTGGGAAGAGCCGACAGCGATGTTGACGATTGCCCCTGTTGAAGCACCCGCGGAACCAGAGGTAGAAGCACCGCCGGAGCCAGTCGTAGAAGCACCGCCGGAACCGGTAATCTCTAATTTTGATGTCACGCTTGGACCCGGCTTGAACATGATTTCTATTCCCTTGATGCCGGAAGAACCCTACACTGCGAAATCACTGGCAGAAATGCTCGGTGCGACAGTTGTGATCCAATTTGATGCGGCAACGCAAAATTTCGTCGGTTACACTGCTGCTGATGAAGGTGATGGATTTGGCATTGACGGTGGTATGGGATATATCGTAAATACGCCGGCAGGAGCAATGGTGAAGTTCAGCGGTCAGGCGTGGGACAACCAACCCAAACCACCGGAACCACCGCCAGAAGAACCCGCCCCTGAAGATGCACCTGCTGACGATGCCGCAGCTGATGACGCAGCCGCAGACGATGCCGCCGCTGACGCTGGGGACGCAGCCGCAGATGACGCAGCTGATGACGCAGCCGCTGATGCTGGCGATGCTGCACCTGCTGCCCCCGCACTTACCACATTTAAGAGCGCATGGGCATTCATCGTCACCAGCGATATCCACGGTATGGAAACAGGGACGACTTACACCCTCGTCGCAGAAAACCTCCGCACCGGCACAATCGCTACGGAAAACGTCACCAGCGACGTGAGACGATCCTCTGCTGTCTGGGCAGACCTCAACCGTAAGAGCGTTGTTGAAGCAGGCGATAAACTGAAAATCGCACTTTACGATGAACGTGGCACGATCGTTTCGGGTCCGTTCCAGCGGACAGTTGCGACGGCAGATATTCGCGATGCGTTCCTGAATCTGGAACTGCGGGTTGGTGATGTGCGTCCAGAAGATACGATTCTCGCACAGAACTTCCCGAATCCGTTCAACCCAGAAACGTGGATTCCGTATCAGTTGAGTCAAGCGACGGAAGTGTCGATCCAGATATATAATGTATCGGGTCATTTAGTTCGGAGTTTAGATTTGGGTTGGCAGGCGACGGGTTCATATATGACGCCATCAAGTGCTGCGTATTGGGATGGTAGGAATGCTGTAGGCGAGCGCGTAGCGAGTGGTATTTATTTCTACACGCTGCAGACTGCAGACTTTACTGCAACCCGACGGATGGTTATCCTCAAATAG
- a CDS encoding cupin domain-containing protein produces the protein MGFPVYDYRTDIRNVLVTPQIRSRFLKMEPGQSAQLHSHDLGHEIFLILEGRVEFEIEGETEELGPGQMCVALADQPHTVRVLGDEPMTMYLSVTPHIHPTHTPRTEDGERLSHNFPPPRAYDVEPDMQVSVAELVARQIHAAQLLEELTQTCAAVQQEMGNQLKAALAEGDEDAATAARKAMWESIYPVYKAVSELADVWNTLAPRASQ, from the coding sequence ATGGGATTTCCTGTTTACGATTACCGCACGGATATACGGAATGTATTGGTAACGCCGCAAATTCGCTCACGCTTTTTAAAGATGGAACCTGGGCAGAGTGCCCAACTTCATAGCCACGACTTGGGGCATGAAATTTTCCTGATTCTGGAAGGACGCGTCGAATTTGAAATTGAGGGTGAAACTGAGGAGTTAGGACCGGGACAGATGTGCGTCGCTCTGGCAGATCAGCCCCATACGGTGCGCGTTCTCGGTGATGAACCGATGACGATGTATCTCTCTGTTACACCACACATTCATCCCACGCATACGCCGCGTACAGAGGATGGGGAACGGTTATCTCACAATTTCCCCCCACCTCGCGCTTACGATGTTGAGCCGGATATGCAGGTATCGGTCGCGGAGCTCGTCGCGCGCCAGATACACGCAGCACAATTGCTTGAGGAATTGACGCAAACATGTGCAGCAGTCCAACAAGAGATGGGCAATCAACTCAAGGCTGCCCTCGCCGAAGGGGATGAGGATGCTGCCACCGCAGCGCGCAAAGCCATGTGGGAGTCGATTTATCCAGTTTATAAGGCTGTTTCTGAATTAGCCGATGTCTGGAATACGCTTGCGCCGCGGGCAAGTCAATAA
- a CDS encoding DUF5069 domain-containing protein, with product MDLTRQPPRRPSNLGIAGIVGVARMTDKARAHNAETLADYIYGESSGLDQRVLTFLGISADAFAEVVDEHDDSALGHWILETSGKTAAEIAEFNDAALTQLPDTEAHKQRLKDRLARFAPGRTDITTVLQSMELDDWGSFWQVDLTAGPPRSARARDIAGICGVARMADKGRAERAEKIGEYVYGDNSGQDIRILTFLGISADDFQEAAVNNPNDLEIGAWVLENCDKSQDEIETFNQTLVNYGPNETTQERFEARCQEVDPTRTDITTWVELQDVDDQLSFDIIDLQRRAPRSPYNTDVYGMVQLARLIDKGRAFNSNTLGAYFYGEDSGIDRATLAFLGISAAEFAEALKTLPTDAEVEAWLKADYSKSEVDIEAYNERMTQMGPTDERYKAIMANMINKIAPERIDVNTWFALMALDDEKTFAL from the coding sequence ATGGATTTGACACGCCAACCACCACGTCGCCCTTCAAACCTGGGCATTGCTGGAATTGTCGGTGTAGCACGGATGACAGACAAAGCACGCGCACATAACGCCGAAACCCTCGCCGATTATATTTACGGTGAGAGCTCAGGTTTGGATCAGCGCGTCTTAACGTTTTTAGGGATTTCCGCCGATGCTTTCGCAGAAGTGGTTGATGAACATGACGATTCTGCACTCGGACACTGGATCCTTGAAACAAGCGGAAAGACAGCCGCAGAGATTGCCGAGTTTAATGATGCTGCACTCACCCAACTACCAGACACGGAGGCACACAAACAACGATTGAAGGATCGACTCGCTCGCTTCGCGCCCGGTAGAACCGATATTACGACGGTGCTACAGTCCATGGAACTCGACGATTGGGGAAGTTTCTGGCAGGTCGACTTAACCGCCGGTCCACCGCGCAGTGCGCGTGCAAGAGACATCGCTGGCATCTGCGGAGTTGCTCGCATGGCTGATAAGGGACGTGCTGAACGCGCCGAAAAAATCGGTGAATACGTATACGGCGACAATTCTGGGCAAGATATCCGTATCCTAACATTCCTCGGTATTTCGGCAGATGATTTCCAAGAGGCAGCAGTCAACAATCCAAACGATCTTGAAATCGGTGCGTGGGTACTGGAAAACTGCGATAAATCACAGGACGAGATTGAGACGTTCAACCAGACGCTGGTAAACTACGGACCCAATGAAACGACACAGGAACGGTTTGAAGCACGATGCCAAGAAGTAGATCCGACCCGGACAGATATTACAACCTGGGTAGAACTTCAGGACGTGGACGATCAACTGAGTTTCGATATTATCGACCTTCAACGTCGCGCACCGCGCAGTCCGTACAACACAGATGTCTACGGGATGGTACAACTTGCCCGGTTAATTGACAAGGGAAGAGCATTTAACAGCAACACACTGGGTGCCTATTTTTACGGCGAGGATTCAGGAATTGATCGAGCAACACTCGCTTTCCTTGGTATCTCTGCTGCAGAATTCGCTGAAGCACTAAAGACATTGCCAACCGATGCTGAAGTTGAGGCATGGCTGAAAGCAGATTATTCAAAAAGCGAAGTAGATATCGAAGCCTATAACGAACGGATGACCCAAATGGGTCCCACAGATGAACGCTATAAGGCAATAATGGCAAATATGATTAACAAGATTGCGCCAGAGCGTATAGACGTTAATACATGGTTCGCGTTGATGGCTCTTGACGATGAGAAGACGTTCGCTCTGTAA
- a CDS encoding right-handed parallel beta-helix repeat-containing protein — protein sequence MKNLEAIADVQSRKSSVANAAWWGFDPEDATEALQTAIDSGAKKVIVPNMHTDWVIRPIRLAGNQELIFERGTVVSAKRGEYRGGGDSMFTAQDVENLTIRGYGATFRMWKQDYINGLVLEQFGWHRWYGQYPKAEWRMTLAIRGSKNVNVSGLTLKDSGGDGIYVDGGKDRRASENVELRDIICDNHYRQGISVISAENLKVENCEFSNTWGTPPASGVDIEPDKSDQLIKNVVFSGCKFVDNVGDGIEVFLAHTTGETEDVTLRFENCHVSSKHGTGIRVTKIGDNGPGGNIEFDNCTVESTVGYGIKVQEKSLKGARVTFTNCNVINAASDQQFGGEWSPISLSLPQPDIVQTMGGIDFINCFVEDNRDRPAVEFTQPKSDFPLHDITGTLTVLNPNGIRAELGKEREKLPLIVREYA from the coding sequence ATGAAAAACCTTGAAGCGATTGCCGATGTTCAGTCTCGGAAAAGTAGTGTTGCTAATGCAGCCTGGTGGGGATTCGATCCGGAAGATGCGACAGAAGCACTGCAAACCGCTATCGATTCTGGCGCGAAAAAGGTAATTGTTCCCAACATGCACACCGATTGGGTAATTCGACCAATTCGGCTCGCTGGGAATCAAGAATTGATTTTTGAGCGGGGAACCGTCGTCTCAGCAAAACGGGGTGAATATCGTGGCGGAGGCGATTCGATGTTCACGGCACAGGATGTCGAGAATCTCACGATCCGTGGGTACGGCGCGACCTTCCGCATGTGGAAACAGGACTATATCAACGGGCTTGTGCTTGAACAATTCGGCTGGCACCGCTGGTATGGGCAGTATCCGAAAGCAGAGTGGCGAATGACGTTGGCGATTCGAGGAAGTAAAAATGTAAATGTATCCGGGCTGACGCTCAAAGATAGTGGTGGAGACGGTATTTACGTTGACGGTGGTAAGGACCGACGCGCCTCTGAAAATGTGGAACTCCGTGACATTATCTGCGACAATCACTACCGACAGGGTATCAGCGTTATTAGTGCCGAAAATCTTAAGGTTGAGAACTGTGAGTTTTCAAATACATGGGGAACTCCACCGGCTTCAGGTGTGGACATCGAACCTGATAAAAGCGATCAACTCATAAAAAATGTAGTGTTCTCTGGCTGCAAGTTTGTTGATAACGTCGGTGACGGCATTGAAGTGTTTTTAGCACATACCACCGGAGAAACTGAGGACGTGACACTCCGCTTTGAAAATTGCCACGTGAGCAGTAAGCACGGAACAGGTATCCGTGTAACGAAAATTGGAGACAACGGACCGGGAGGTAACATCGAATTTGATAACTGCACAGTTGAGAGCACTGTCGGTTATGGCATCAAGGTTCAGGAAAAGTCCTTGAAAGGTGCACGCGTAACCTTCACCAATTGCAATGTGATTAACGCTGCCAGTGACCAACAGTTCGGCGGCGAATGGTCACCGATTTCGTTATCCTTACCACAGCCGGACATCGTTCAGACGATGGGCGGTATCGATTTCATCAACTGCTTCGTTGAAGACAACCGCGACCGTCCCGCTGTCGAATTCACCCAACCGAAGAGCGATTTTCCACTTCACGACATCACAGGAACACTTACAGTGTTGAATCCAAACGGCATCCGCGCCGAGTTGGGTAAAGAACGTGAGAAACTTCCGCTGATTGTCCGAGAATACGCATAG
- a CDS encoding phytanoyl-CoA dioxygenase family protein, with protein sequence MATEKPLPAEPLPSETLNAVLKDFYQNGATIIRNVLSSEECERIVARVDEIFAEPYFMEMRNVKGSRQDGKAPIVVHRLFECDLMFRDLLVREPIISIAENVLGEHCHCIAQGCILNRKDLGINRFHVDDGVEFPITPEMERHDPRLRMPVFRMSVQIALTDQDDIKYGPSQFVPGSHYSGRQPDDPEHPTFEGTEPVSLLMKAGDLYLLNGQTWHRGIPNQTDRVRYLFHQVYGQRFVAQRFWPYLNYRMPDYVLEGADERLLRVLGKHPEMAYG encoded by the coding sequence ATGGCAACAGAAAAACCACTCCCCGCTGAACCTTTACCTTCAGAGACCTTGAATGCTGTCTTGAAGGATTTCTATCAAAACGGTGCGACGATTATCCGAAATGTACTCTCAAGCGAAGAGTGCGAACGTATCGTTGCGCGCGTTGATGAAATCTTCGCTGAACCTTACTTCATGGAGATGCGCAACGTTAAAGGTTCTCGACAAGACGGAAAAGCCCCTATTGTTGTGCATCGCCTTTTTGAGTGCGACCTCATGTTCCGGGACCTGCTCGTGCGGGAGCCGATTATTAGCATCGCCGAAAATGTATTAGGGGAGCACTGCCACTGTATCGCCCAAGGGTGCATCCTCAACCGGAAAGATTTAGGTATCAACCGATTTCATGTTGACGACGGCGTGGAATTTCCGATCACACCTGAGATGGAACGGCATGATCCGAGACTACGGATGCCTGTGTTCCGTATGTCCGTGCAAATCGCCCTGACCGATCAGGACGATATTAAATATGGACCATCCCAATTTGTGCCGGGTAGCCACTACTCCGGGAGACAACCCGATGATCCAGAACATCCAACCTTTGAGGGCACAGAACCCGTCTCACTCCTCATGAAAGCGGGCGACCTTTATCTGCTCAACGGACAAACATGGCACCGAGGCATACCAAACCAAACGGATCGCGTTCGCTATCTGTTTCACCAAGTCTATGGACAACGCTTCGTTGCGCAGCGGTTTTGGCCCTATCTAAACTACCGTATGCCCGATTACGTCTTGGAAGGTGCCGATGAACGTCTATTGCGCGTTCTTGGGAAACATCCCGAAATGGCTTACGGTTGA
- a CDS encoding carbonic anhydrase family protein: MNYQKKAKQVIQHTEAVSWGYEAKNGPDVWAQLSPEYILCAEGRCQSPIDLVNPTPTKLPPIPYDYRPTSMNVRNTGHTIEVLCPEGNWIEIDGTRYQLLQFHFHAPSEHTVAGKPFDIEMHLVHKSEDGALAVVGLLIESGRHKYVFDPIWSHLPAVPGETQRIENVTADGSLIIDPRFMFSPNDQITEEAPSRFWNYYRYDGSLTTPPCSAGVKWIVLTTPIEMSETQIAAFKAIIHDNNRPVQPLNERKLLVNSTGDE, translated from the coding sequence ATGAACTATCAGAAAAAAGCAAAGCAGGTTATCCAGCATACTGAGGCGGTATCCTGGGGCTACGAAGCGAAGAATGGACCGGACGTTTGGGCGCAGCTCAGTCCGGAATATATCCTCTGCGCTGAGGGAAGATGCCAATCACCAATTGATCTTGTGAACCCTACGCCAACCAAACTTCCGCCTATTCCGTACGACTACCGCCCAACAAGTATGAATGTCCGCAACACTGGCCATACAATTGAAGTTTTGTGTCCAGAAGGGAACTGGATTGAGATTGATGGCACGCGGTATCAGCTGCTCCAATTCCATTTCCATGCACCGAGCGAACATACGGTGGCAGGTAAACCCTTTGATATAGAGATGCACCTCGTTCACAAAAGTGAGGATGGCGCGTTGGCAGTCGTTGGATTGCTAATTGAGAGCGGTCGCCACAAGTACGTATTTGACCCTATCTGGTCCCATCTACCCGCAGTCCCAGGTGAAACACAACGTATTGAGAATGTTACTGCGGACGGCAGCTTGATAATCGATCCTCGTTTTATGTTCTCACCAAATGATCAGATAACCGAGGAAGCACCCTCGCGTTTTTGGAACTACTATCGTTACGACGGTTCGTTGACGACCCCGCCTTGTTCAGCAGGTGTCAAATGGATTGTGCTGACAACCCCGATCGAGATGTCTGAAACACAAATCGCAGCGTTTAAAGCGATTATTCATGATAACAACCGGCCGGTACAACCCTTGAATGAACGAAAACTGCTCGTGAATTCCACTGGGGACGAGTAA
- a CDS encoding HAD hydrolase-like protein — protein MIATIFDIDGTLVENFSFDHACYISAIREVLGEVYIHSDWSKYKNVTDTGSLRQIMEENNIQEAGQVEEVRTKFGELIRQYLQNGGKCRPKEGAIHLIDKLFTSDGYEVGFATGGWRHTAKMKLQHAGFDLKNIVLTSSDDGDERVTIMNKCLSQLGHCFQRVVYIGDAEWDMQATQELGWHFIGVGARLKGKCEFWVEDFSSYNTFMKMLYA, from the coding sequence ATGATCGCTACAATATTTGATATTGATGGCACCTTGGTCGAAAACTTCAGTTTCGATCATGCCTGTTACATTTCCGCAATAAGAGAAGTCCTGGGTGAAGTTTATATCCATAGTGATTGGAGCAAATACAAAAACGTCACCGACACAGGTAGTTTGCGACAAATCATGGAGGAGAATAACATTCAGGAAGCGGGACAAGTTGAGGAAGTTCGCACAAAATTCGGCGAATTGATTCGGCAGTACCTTCAAAACGGTGGAAAATGTCGTCCAAAAGAAGGAGCTATTCACCTGATTGACAAACTTTTCACTTCGGATGGCTATGAAGTTGGGTTTGCAACAGGCGGTTGGAGACATACCGCCAAAATGAAACTTCAGCATGCAGGATTTGATCTGAAGAATATAGTCTTAACTTCCAGTGACGATGGTGATGAGCGCGTAACGATTATGAACAAGTGCCTATCGCAGTTAGGGCATTGCTTCCAACGTGTCGTATACATAGGCGATGCTGAATGGGATATGCAGGCGACCCAAGAACTCGGATGGCACTTCATAGGGGTCGGCGCGCGCCTAAAGGGGAAATGTGAATTTTGGGTTGAAGACTTTTCGAGTTACAATACATTCATGAAAATGCTGTATGCTTAG